In one window of Carcharodon carcharias isolate sCarCar2 chromosome 14, sCarCar2.pri, whole genome shotgun sequence DNA:
- the LOC121286907 gene encoding GTP-binding protein Di-Ras2-like yields the protein MPEQSNDYNVVVFGAGGVGKSSLVLRFVKGTFRETYIPTIEDTYRQVISCDKSVCTLQITDTTGSHQFPAMQRLSISKGHAFILVYSICSQQSLEELKPIYQQILQIKGNIENIPVMLVGNKCDETVKEVDSKVGEALAKEWKCAFMETSAKMNHNVKELFQELLNLEKRRSMSLNIDGKKSKQQKRTEKLKGKCSIM from the coding sequence ATGCCTGAACAGAGTAATGATTATAATGTGGTGGTGTTTGGGGCTGGGGGTGTTGGAAAAAGCTCCCTGGTGCTACGTTTTGTCAAGGGAACATTCCGTGAGACTTATATTCCCACTATTGAAGACACCTACAGGCAGGTAATCAGCTGTGATAAAAGTGTCTGCACCCTTCAGATCACTGACACCACAGGGTCCCACCAATTCCCAGCCATGCAGCGCCTCTCCATTTCCAAAGGACACGCTTTCATCTTGGTCTACTCAATCTGCAGCCAACAGTCCCTAGAGGAGCTAAAACCCATCTATCAACAGATCCTTCAGATCAAAGGCAATATCGAGAACATCCCAGTCATGTTGGTGGGGAACAAGTGTGACGAAACAGTTAAGGAGGTGGACAGCAAGGTAGGTGAAGCCTTGGCCAAGGAATGGAAGTGTGCCTTCATGGAAACCTCAGCCAAGATGAATCACAACGTCAAGGAGCTTTTCCAGGAACTGCTTAATTTGGAAAAGCGTAGATCCATGAGCCTGAATATCGATGGGAAGAAATCCAAACAGCAGAAGAGAACAGAGAAATTAAAGGGAAAATGCAGCATCATGTAG